AGAGCTTGAAAAGAAATTGTAAATAAAAAAAGCGGAAGAATAACTAATATTAAAAAATGTCTAACCTTAACGAATAAAAAATTTTCTTCTTTCAATTTCATATTTCCCACTATTCAACTTCTGTTTTAATCTGTTATTGAAAATAGATATTATTGAAATCAATATGAAAATTTTAAAAAATAAATTAAAATTAAATAAATAATTTACAGCAAAAAGTGCCATTAATAACAAGAATAGCCAAATAAGCTTAAAAATAGAGTTTCCAATATTTGGCTTTAAGCGCATGTAGCCTAAAGCCAGCTATGTTGCTGTGTCACGCTTCCAAAAATCTCTATTCTCTGCTCTTCGATTACAACGAACCCTTCTGCCAAACCATCTTGAATAGCATAAACCGTATTAGACTCAGCAGGCTTCACCCAAGCTTCATTAGACTTTTGATGCCTATTTTCCAAAAATAAATCCACAGCAAAACCATTCTCTTTGTCTTCCAGTCTCAACTCAAGCAACAATGAATTGATCGCTCTTAAGCTGCAAAAATCTCCTATCCTCAAACCAAACGGATCATCATGATGATTCAAGGCATTGACTTCAGCAGCCTTGCAGTCCTTCTTCAGACTTGCCTCACCGTTTTGAGAATATTCATAGCAAACTCCCGGCTTCAATACGCCATCTTTTTCCTTCAAAACATAAATCTCTACAATCAAGATTTCTCCATTCTCGCCATTCACCTCTGTCTTCCAAGATTCTTTCTGGCCTGACATCAAATCGTCTATCACCGCAACATTTTTTTTCGAAAGCGAAGGCCTTTTTTTATCAAGTTCATAAGAATCCATTACCGTATTTAAAAAATCAATATATCCCTCCATAAAAAATGTATTTATTTTAAAAATTCACCAATAAACAGTCGTTTGTATTTCATATTACGATTATTGGAGAAGAAAAGCCACTCAATATTTCTCTAAAAATCTGATTCCGATCAAATTCTAAAAATACTCATTAGCTATTCGGATTTTGTTATAATCATTGTATGGGAATTAAAAAAGCCATCCAAATAATCTGGATGGCTTTAGCATTAATATAAGTATAAAATTCTTTGGATTAACCTCCGAAGTCGTCAAATCTGATATTTTCTGGTGGCACACCTAGATCATCCAACATCTTCAATACAGCGGCATTCATCATTGGAGGTCCACATAGATAAAACTCAACTTCGTCAAGCTCTTCGTGATCCTTCAAATAGTTATCATAAAGCGCTTGGTGAATGAAACCTGTATAACCGTCACCGTCTTTGTCGCTTAACTGCTTCTTAATTTTCCAGTTGTCTTCAGGAAGAGGCTCAGAAAGAGCGATGTTGAATTGGAAATTAGGAAATTCATCTTCGATCTTACGGAAGTGGTCAACATAGAACAATTCCTTCTTCGAACGACCACCATACCAATACTGCACTCTACGTCCTGTTTTTTCCGTATGGAACAAGTGGAAGATTTGCGCTCTCAATGGAGCCATACCTGCACCACCACCGATATAAACCATTTCTCTTTCTGTCGGGTTGATAGAGAATTCTCCGTAAGGTCCTGAAACCATTACTTTATCTCCCGGCTTTCTAGAGAATACATATGAAGAACAAATACCTGGATTAACATCCATGAATCTATTGCTAGTTCTATCCCATGGCGGAGTCGCGATACGAATAGTCAACATTACGATGCTACCTTCAGCAGGGTGATTCGCCATAGAGTATGCTCTATAGATAGGCTCGTCATTTTTCATCACTAGATCCCACATACCGAAGTTGTCCCAATCCGACTGGTAAACGTCAGAAGGGTGATTCAACTCTGGCTTAGGAGTGATATCCATATCCTTAAAGTTAACAGTGATCTCCGGCACGTCAATCTGGATGTATCCACCAGCTTCGAAATCCATCGTCTCCCCTTCAGGAAGCTTCACTACGAACTCTTTGATAAATGTAGAAACGTTATAGTTAGAAACAACTTCGCATTCCCACTTCTTGATACCAAACACCTCCTCAGGAATCTGAATATCCATGTCATTCTTAACTTTGACCTGACATGAAAGACGCACTTTCTCTTTTTGTTCAGTACGGCTCAAGTGTCCCTCTTCAGTAGGCAACACATCTCCGCCACCATCAAGAACTTGGCATTTACACATCGCGCAAGTACCTCCACCACCACAAGCGGACGGCAAGAATATCTTTTGCGCAGATAGTGTGTTTAGTAGCGTTGACCCTGCTGCTGTGACGATTTCTTTTTCGCCATTGATAGTGATCTTAACATCTCCTGATTGCACCAACTTGGATTGAGCAAACAACAAGATCACTACTAGCATAAGGATAATCAACGTAAACGCTACTATCGCAGTGATAATAATTGAAGTCATTTAACTATAATGTTAAAATGGTTAGTAATTAAATTAAAATAAATATTTTAATAGAGGCTAAGCCTCGCATTCTACAACTCAAATTCCGTGACAAACTAAAATCCCAGCATAGATAGCAATGAAGCTATTTTTGATTTCAACTCTCTTCTGTCAACTATGAAATCCAAAAATCCATGCTCCAACAAGAATTCCGATCTTTGGAAACCTTTTGGAAGATCTTTTCCTATTGTTTCTCTGATCACCCTTGGACCAGCAAATCCGATCAAAGCGTTAGGCTCTGCGATATTGAAGTCACCCAACATAGCGTATGAAGCTGTAACTCCACCCGTCGTAGGGTCAGTCATCAAAGAAATATAAGGGATCTTCGCTTCGCTAAGCTGAGCAAGCTTCGCTGAAGTTTTAGCCATCTGCATCAATGAAAGTCCTGCTTCCATCATACGAGCTCCTCCCGACTTTGAAATCATCATAAACGGTATATTGTTTTTCAAAGAGTACTCGATACCTCTAGCAATCTTCTCTCCAACAACAGATCCCATAGATCCGCCAATAAAGCTAAAATCCATGCAAGACACCACCAAGTCATGGCCATTTACTTTGCCAACGCCTGTTCTTACAGCATCCTTAAGTCCTGTTTTCTTCTGAGAAGCTTCGATTCTCTTAGGATAAGGTTTTGTGTCTTGGAACTCAAGCGGATTCGCAGAACTCATCTCAGCATCCAATTCCTCGAATTCGTCGTTGTCAAACAATATTTCAAAATACTCCTTGGAGCCTATTCTCACGTGGTAATTATCATCAGGACATACATAAGCATTCTGCTGCAATTCGCGTGTATGCAGAATTTTTCCACTTGGTGACTTGTACCATAATCCTTCCGGCAAATCTTTTTTGTCCGATGTAGGCGTCTGTATTCCTTTGTCTTTTCTATTAAACCAAGCCATTTTTTTTCTTTTATCTTACAACTCTAAGCTCTCCGATACATCATATTATTCGCATCTGAGCCAATATCCTTTAAAAAGGCAAATATATCCATAATTTTCGATTCAACAAGGGAAAATTCCTGCTAATAGGAAACTCTTGAGCCATGTGTTTATTTCGCAAAAAACAAGGAGTTCCATTATTGATATAATGAAACTCCTTTAAGTTCTTAATATACACCTATTAAGTGAAGAAATCATGAATAAGCGTCCTCTCTAAAGCATAACACTTAATCATAAGCTAGAAACCATTTTCCATCTATTATTCAAGCAATCTCCATCTCAAGCCAGCGTAAATCATTGTTCCTGTAATCGGTCCCCAATTCATAGAGGCATCGAAATTATCACCAAAAGGATCTTCAGAGGACAATATTGGGTTTTCTTGTTTATAATTGGTTAAATTTTCCCCTCCAAGATAGAACTCCAGTTTATCTTTAGGTGCATAGCTTATTTGCGCATTCATCGTAAAGTAGGAAGGCGAAGTATCATCCAGTCGATAAGCTTCTGGATTTTCAGTAGTATGAGGCAATCTTTTGCTGCCTATATAATTCCCCGTCCAATCAATCTTAACTTTGTCCTGAAACAAACTATAGCCTAAGTTCAAAAAGTATCTATGCTTAGCGACTAAAGGCACTTGCTCTAACTCTCCATTGAAAGTCGTCGTGACATCGTAATATTTATATGCTGTCTTAACACTCAAATCACTTAGTGGTGAAAAAGCCAACTCCGCTTGAAAGCTATGCGCTCCAGCATCTCCGTCCAAGTTGGAAAAAATCACCTTGCTAGCATCAGTATCCATATCGACCACGAGTTGATTTTCGAAAAAAGTATAATAATAGTCCATGACAAATGAAGCCGAACTTCCAAACATCGAAAACTCTTGTTGCAAACTCGTTCCAAAGTTCCAAGAAACTTCTTGATCCAAGTCGTTCATCACAACATCTCGACTTGACACCAATACTTGCGTGTTTTCAGCGATTGGATTCGGAGTTCTTACACCTTTTCCAGCATTCGCTCTCAACACCGTATTCTCTGCAGCATTGTATTTCAAATGCAATCTCGGTATAAACTGACCACCATAAAGGCTGTTGTAATCATATCTTGCGCTTGCTACGCTGGAGAACTTTTGATTAAACGAATGAGTCCACTCTCCATATGCTCCGTAAACTCTTTCCACACGGTCAAGGTATAAATAATCTCCTTCGGAATCCAAGC
The Aureibacter tunicatorum DNA segment above includes these coding regions:
- the accD gene encoding acetyl-CoA carboxylase, carboxyltransferase subunit beta, whose protein sequence is MAWFNRKDKGIQTPTSDKKDLPEGLWYKSPSGKILHTRELQQNAYVCPDDNYHVRIGSKEYFEILFDNDEFEELDAEMSSANPLEFQDTKPYPKRIEASQKKTGLKDAVRTGVGKVNGHDLVVSCMDFSFIGGSMGSVVGEKIARGIEYSLKNNIPFMMISKSGGARMMEAGLSLMQMAKTSAKLAQLSEAKIPYISLMTDPTTGGVTASYAMLGDFNIAEPNALIGFAGPRVIRETIGKDLPKGFQRSEFLLEHGFLDFIVDRRELKSKIASLLSMLGF
- the nqrF gene encoding NADH:ubiquinone reductase (Na(+)-transporting) subunit F gives rise to the protein MTSIIITAIVAFTLIILMLVVILLFAQSKLVQSGDVKITINGEKEIVTAAGSTLLNTLSAQKIFLPSACGGGGTCAMCKCQVLDGGGDVLPTEEGHLSRTEQKEKVRLSCQVKVKNDMDIQIPEEVFGIKKWECEVVSNYNVSTFIKEFVVKLPEGETMDFEAGGYIQIDVPEITVNFKDMDITPKPELNHPSDVYQSDWDNFGMWDLVMKNDEPIYRAYSMANHPAEGSIVMLTIRIATPPWDRTSNRFMDVNPGICSSYVFSRKPGDKVMVSGPYGEFSINPTEREMVYIGGGAGMAPLRAQIFHLFHTEKTGRRVQYWYGGRSKKELFYVDHFRKIEDEFPNFQFNIALSEPLPEDNWKIKKQLSDKDGDGYTGFIHQALYDNYLKDHEELDEVEFYLCGPPMMNAAVLKMLDDLGVPPENIRFDDFGG